The following coding sequences lie in one Niabella agricola genomic window:
- a CDS encoding RagB/SusD family nutrient uptake outer membrane protein: MKKLLYILLFTATLTSCKKGFLDRYPQTEVSPQLFFNTESDLSMYVNGMLDLTGSGLYVNGTGQSTDNYATTGQVYFKAVLAGTTTSQNTPNFWTWGGLRTINYFLENYSRAQVPDAVKNHYAGLARYYRAKFYMNKVLTYSDAPWYGKTLNPDDSTALYMTQSPRTLIIDSIMNDLEFAATNVRENVPAATPGLYAVKTIYARFALYEGTYRKYHPELNLQHTANKYFELAKKQSDEIITANKFSLAASYASLFNNQDLSTVKEVILNNPYDVAKGKSSGIGNFNIFGLYEQSPARDLVQTYLKKDGTRFTDLPGYKQMLYVQEFADRDPRLSATIAPPGFTLVQSATPYVSEFSTNFTGYHQIKGYINTTDNNVINNTDIPVLRYAEVLLTYAEAAAELGTASQSDIDRSVNLLRARVSMPPLNVAAANANPDPVLAADYPNVSGVNKGLILEIRRERRVEFALEGTYRFEDLMRWAAGKLFEKRATGMYFPGPGNYDLTGDNIADIKLVTNATTIPPAAQREKNELGVTLIYYKMGSYGQAGSGTYFENGDSGGQIVTVNPSTVRTFVEPKYYYMPIPFSQTTMNPNLKQPFGWQ; encoded by the coding sequence ATGAAAAAGTTACTATATATCCTCCTGTTTACGGCGACCCTCACTTCCTGTAAAAAAGGTTTCCTGGACCGCTATCCTCAAACAGAAGTAAGTCCACAGTTATTCTTTAATACGGAGAGCGATCTTTCTATGTATGTAAATGGCATGCTGGACCTTACTGGTTCCGGGCTTTATGTAAACGGGACGGGGCAATCGACGGATAACTACGCTACCACGGGCCAGGTTTATTTTAAGGCAGTGCTGGCAGGCACCACTACATCTCAAAACACACCCAATTTCTGGACCTGGGGCGGATTGCGTACGATTAATTATTTTCTTGAAAACTACAGCAGGGCCCAGGTTCCGGATGCCGTAAAGAACCATTATGCGGGGCTGGCCCGTTACTACCGTGCGAAGTTTTATATGAATAAGGTGCTGACTTATTCGGATGCACCCTGGTACGGTAAAACGCTCAACCCGGATGATTCAACCGCACTCTATATGACACAGTCTCCCCGGACGCTTATCATAGACAGCATCATGAATGACCTTGAATTTGCGGCCACCAATGTTCGGGAAAATGTGCCGGCGGCTACACCCGGGCTGTACGCTGTAAAAACCATTTACGCCCGCTTTGCGCTTTATGAAGGAACGTACCGGAAATATCACCCGGAGCTGAACCTGCAGCATACTGCCAATAAATATTTTGAACTGGCGAAGAAACAATCGGATGAAATCATTACGGCCAACAAATTCAGTCTTGCGGCCAGCTATGCATCATTGTTCAATAACCAGGATCTAAGCACGGTTAAGGAAGTGATCCTGAACAATCCTTATGATGTTGCAAAAGGAAAGAGTTCGGGTATCGGAAATTTTAATATATTCGGTCTTTATGAGCAATCTCCCGCCAGGGACCTTGTGCAAACTTATCTGAAGAAAGATGGTACCCGTTTTACCGATCTGCCTGGCTATAAACAGATGCTTTATGTGCAGGAATTTGCCGACCGCGACCCGCGTTTATCTGCCACCATTGCTCCTCCGGGTTTCACACTTGTTCAGTCCGCAACGCCCTATGTTTCTGAATTCAGTACCAATTTTACCGGTTATCACCAGATCAAAGGATATATTAACACTACAGACAACAATGTAATCAACAATACCGATATTCCCGTATTGCGTTATGCCGAGGTGTTGCTTACTTATGCTGAGGCAGCGGCCGAGCTCGGTACGGCTTCGCAAAGTGATATCGATAGGTCTGTAAACCTGCTTCGTGCCCGGGTTTCTATGCCCCCGCTAAATGTAGCGGCTGCCAATGCGAATCCGGACCCGGTATTGGCGGCGGATTATCCAAACGTAAGCGGTGTCAATAAAGGCCTGATCCTGGAAATAAGAAGAGAACGGAGGGTAGAGTTTGCGCTTGAAGGTACCTACCGTTTTGAAGACCTGATGCGTTGGGCGGCAGGGAAGCTGTTTGAGAAAAGGGCTACGGGTATGTATTTTCCTGGACCGGGAAATTATGATTTAACAGGAGATAATATTGCCGATATTAAGCTGGTAACGAATGCCACTACCATACCTCCGGCAGCACAGCGCGAAAAGAACGAACTGGGCGTAACACTGATTTATTACAAAATGGGATCATATGGCCAGGCGGGATCGGGTACGTATTTTGAAAATGGCGATAGCGGTGGGCAGATCGTTACTGTAAACCCCAGTACGGTCAGGACGTTTGTAGAACCCAAGTATTATTATATGCCGATACCATTTTCACAAACAACAATGAACCCTAATTTAAAGCAGCCTTTTGGATGGCAATAG
- a CDS encoding metallophosphoesterase family protein, with translation MNRKSFIKGTSLLTGSVLTGGMAAAGRRKEKPVLMLAHITDVHIRPGDNAPQRFRNCLKKIKATGIDFFLNTGDSIHDASYDHVKRDSVTEQWQLWDECLSEIKGYDIYSCLGNHDMWWAAPDKQDAMYGKDYVVKRLKIPHRYYSFTRGGWHFIVLDGNNHNISLDETQFKWLEDDLAATPAHTPTLIMSHYPTFGATPILVGGHHSDYKRLKTLLYKHKDKVRASLSGHNHLCDKTSYNGVWYCCNGAMSGFWWGQGDKESAGPGYYLETPPGYAILKLFKNGDFESEYIAHGF, from the coding sequence ATGAACAGAAAATCGTTTATTAAAGGAACGTCTCTATTAACAGGGTCCGTACTCACCGGCGGAATGGCGGCCGCTGGCAGGCGAAAAGAGAAACCCGTACTTATGCTTGCGCATATTACAGACGTGCATATTCGACCAGGGGATAATGCACCGCAGCGTTTTAGAAATTGTTTGAAGAAAATAAAAGCAACCGGTATTGATTTTTTCCTGAATACGGGCGATTCCATTCATGACGCTTCTTACGACCATGTGAAAAGAGATAGTGTAACCGAACAATGGCAATTATGGGATGAATGCCTATCGGAAATAAAAGGCTATGATATTTACAGTTGCCTGGGCAATCACGATATGTGGTGGGCCGCCCCGGATAAGCAGGATGCCATGTATGGGAAGGATTATGTAGTAAAGCGATTAAAGATACCGCACCGGTATTACAGCTTTACCCGCGGTGGCTGGCATTTTATTGTGTTGGATGGCAATAACCACAATATTTCCCTGGATGAAACACAGTTTAAATGGCTGGAAGACGACCTGGCGGCAACACCTGCTCACACACCAACCCTAATCATGTCGCATTATCCTACTTTTGGTGCAACCCCGATACTGGTGGGCGGTCATCACAGCGATTACAAAAGATTAAAAACGCTCCTTTATAAGCATAAAGACAAGGTAAGAGCTTCGCTCAGCGGGCACAATCATCTTTGTGATAAAACGTCTTATAATGGCGTCTGGTATTGCTGTAATGGTGCCATGAGTGGCTTTTGGTGGGGGCAGGGCGATAAGGAATCAGCCGGCCCAGGCTACTACCTGGAAACACCGCCAGGTTATGCTATTTTAAAATTATTTAAGAACGGTGATTTTGAGAGTGAATATATTGCACACGGCTTTTAA